One window of the Eucalyptus grandis isolate ANBG69807.140 chromosome 6, ASM1654582v1, whole genome shotgun sequence genome contains the following:
- the LOC104450939 gene encoding uncharacterized protein LOC104450939, which produces MNDYREGNSTCCYFHPQEVIVGVCPLCLNERLLVLAAKQAHNNHHHHLPPHSTRSSHGHRAQSQSNNPNKKPPVAGLPKIFAFGSFLNRLEFRHWKSGSISYEEASPSPEDSFISIKFEDNGLASWEKNTASKVSFDNCKASWPHSTSKKTIPATTASRESSTNNKTVVEHAKPRASLRWRKRIGHLFQLMRWKRSSKSKGSVCHVGTKVEGVKVRSGWMRTLTKRRTKE; this is translated from the exons ATGAATGACTACAGAGAAGGCAACTCGACATGCTGCTATTTCCATCCTCAAGAAGTAATTGTTGGGGTCTGTCCCTTGTGCTTGAACGAGAGGCTTCTAGTTTTAGCAGCAAAGCAGGCGCAcaacaaccaccaccaccatcttcctcctcattcAACCAGAAGCAGCCATGGCCACAGAGCTCAGAGCCAGAGCAATAACCCCAACAAGAAGCCACCTGTTGCTGGTCTTCCCAAGATCTTTGCTTTTGGATCTTTCCTCAATCGCCTCGAATTCCGGCATTGGAAATCTGGTTCTATCTCCTATGAAGAGGCTTCCCCTAGCCCAGAAG ATTCTTTCATATCAATCAAATTTGAGGACAATGGTCTTGCGTCGTGGGAAAAAAACACAGCTTCTAAGGTGTCCTTTGACAATTGCAAGGCTTCATGGCCTCACAGCACGAGCAAGAAGACTATCCCCGCTACCACAGCCTCTAGGGAAAGCAGTACCAATAACAAGACGGTGGTCGAGCATGCCAAGCCGCGCGCCTCGCTGAGGTGGCGGAAGCGGATTGGCCACTTGTTCCAGCTCATGAGATGGAAGAGGTCCAGCAAGAGCAAGGGGAGCGTCTGCCACGTGGGCACCAAGGTGGAGGGGGTGAAGGTGAGGAGTGGCTGGATGAGGACTCTCACAAAGAGGAGGACcaaagaatga
- the LOC104450937 gene encoding uncharacterized protein At4g08330, chloroplastic, which produces MADSMFLEDGPRGATRSPFSRSASVKDVSYSCGSCGYELNLSSLNRNMSTIGSKYSKSIKKGIISFRNVDESRFTLVDELQCIPYFSKRSWGLFRRRTKLLCRKCGNRIGIAYDPITSSDSLVSDGLESFSSSEVPSQRKYDVRIRALQPSSSEESSMSPFV; this is translated from the exons ATGGCGGATTCGATGTTTCTCGAAGACGGGCCTCGGGGCGCGACGCGGAGTCCCTTCTCGCGCTCCGCTTCCGTCAAGGACGTCAGCTACAG cTGTGGCTCTTGTGGATACGAGCTAAACCTCAGCTCCTTAAATCGGAACATGTCAACAATTGGATCTAAATACAGTAAGTCCATAAAGAAGGGGATCATATCATTCCGTAATGTTGATGAGAGTAGATTTACACTGGTTGATGAGCTGCAGTGCATACCTTACTTCTCAAAACGATCATGGGGTTTGTTTAGGCGGAGAACCAAACTTCTTTGCCGTAAGTGTGGCAACCGTATTGGAATTGCATATGATCCAATCACTTCATCTGATTCACTTGTATCAGATGGACTAGAATCATTTTCATCCAGTGAAGTTCCTAGTCAACGTAAATACGATGTAAGAATTCGTGCCTTACAGCCATCATCCTCTGAGGAATCATCGATGTCCCCCTTTGTATGA